The following are encoded in a window of Haloarcula halophila genomic DNA:
- a CDS encoding RNase P subunit p30 family protein — translation MYEAIHARPDGESTVARQALTASEYGYDGIVVRNHGDNQASYDPGRIADAYDIDVATGIEIRADDPSRASGFLGNYRPDRTIVAVHGGTTAMNRFAVEQPAVDVLAHPMRGSGDFNHVLATAAADNGVRVEFSLGAVVGQSGGSRVRAIQGLRKLRDLVEDADAPYVVSVDPSNHLELRAPRDLVTLGERIGFEPTEMEDGLAEWGRLVDRNRERRSDRFIEPGVSIDE, via the coding sequence ATGTACGAGGCCATCCACGCCCGCCCGGACGGTGAGAGTACGGTCGCCCGACAGGCGCTGACAGCCAGCGAGTACGGCTACGACGGCATCGTCGTCCGGAACCACGGCGACAATCAGGCGTCCTACGATCCCGGACGGATCGCCGACGCCTACGACATCGACGTGGCGACCGGGATCGAGATCAGGGCCGACGATCCCTCCCGTGCGAGCGGGTTCCTCGGGAACTACCGACCCGACCGGACGATCGTCGCCGTCCACGGTGGGACGACCGCGATGAACCGGTTCGCGGTCGAGCAACCCGCAGTGGACGTGTTGGCCCATCCGATGCGGGGAAGCGGCGATTTCAACCACGTGCTCGCGACGGCCGCCGCCGACAACGGTGTCAGAGTCGAATTCTCGCTCGGGGCGGTCGTCGGCCAGTCCGGCGGGAGCCGGGTCCGTGCGATCCAGGGGCTGCGCAAACTCCGGGACCTCGTCGAGGACGCCGACGCACCCTACGTCGTCTCTGTCGACCCGTCGAATCACCTCGAACTCCGGGCTCCGCGAGATCTCGTCACACTCGGTGAACGCATCGGCTTCGAGCCGACGGAGATGGAGGACGGCCTCGCCGAATGGGGCCGTCTCGTCGACCGGAACCGCGAGCGCCGCTCGGACCGGTTCATCGAGCCAGGTGTCAGTATCGACGAGTAG
- a CDS encoding MogA/MoaB family molybdenum cofactor biosynthesis protein, which produces MGDDHGDHDHTQNRHEHTDHDNHDHHGDDRETVDIGVLTVSSSRTLADDPSGDTVETVCGDAGHEVTDRRLVTDDADAIAEAVAGLLDDGADVVVTTGGTGLTADDVTVDAVGDLFDRSIPGFGELFRWLSYEEVGPMAMASRATAGVVGDRLVFCLPGSENAARTGTEELIAPAVGHLLGLVRQ; this is translated from the coding sequence ATGGGAGACGACCACGGCGATCACGATCACACGCAAAACCGCCACGAGCACACCGACCACGACAATCACGACCACCACGGAGACGACCGTGAAACGGTCGATATCGGCGTCCTGACTGTCTCGTCCTCGCGGACACTAGCGGACGATCCCAGCGGTGACACAGTCGAGACCGTCTGTGGAGACGCAGGCCACGAGGTCACCGATCGTCGGCTCGTCACCGACGACGCGGACGCCATCGCCGAGGCCGTCGCCGGGTTGCTCGACGACGGCGCCGACGTAGTGGTCACGACCGGCGGGACCGGCCTCACCGCCGACGACGTGACCGTCGACGCGGTCGGGGACCTCTTCGATCGCTCGATCCCCGGTTTCGGGGAGCTGTTCCGCTGGCTGTCCTACGAGGAGGTCGGCCCGATGGCGATGGCATCCCGTGCGACCGCCGGTGTCGTCGGGGACCGACTCGTGTTCTGCCTCCCCGGCAGCGAGAACGCTGCCCGGACTGGGACGGAAGAACTGATCGCGCCGGCGGTCGGGCACCTGCTCGGCCTCGTCCGGCAGTGA
- a CDS encoding helix-turn-helix domain-containing protein, producing the protein MSRRVLAEVEVVDPQACQVQPHASEERHVASVSRSALGGDEGEVVEEFTLVADGDSPPSPDDHANVQEVFDYDQGRIYRLHRQAGQGCVCERIERAGCVVQELSATERSLTVTFLVEDVATLRDVIGDLQSTGECVSLRRLVETDDSLDRSRPVVLDREKLTGRQREVLERAHEMGYFEHPRTANAGEVADDLGITTATFTEHLAAAQRKVFGDLLDEP; encoded by the coding sequence ATGTCCCGGCGGGTGCTCGCGGAGGTAGAAGTGGTCGACCCACAGGCGTGCCAGGTCCAGCCCCACGCCAGCGAGGAGCGGCACGTCGCTTCTGTCTCCCGGAGCGCGCTTGGCGGTGACGAGGGTGAGGTCGTCGAGGAGTTCACGCTGGTCGCCGACGGCGATTCCCCACCATCACCGGACGACCACGCGAACGTCCAGGAGGTGTTCGATTACGACCAGGGACGGATCTACCGCCTCCATCGACAGGCTGGACAGGGGTGTGTCTGTGAGCGGATCGAGCGAGCGGGCTGTGTCGTCCAGGAGTTAAGCGCCACCGAGCGGTCCCTGACGGTGACCTTCCTGGTCGAGGACGTGGCCACGCTCAGGGACGTGATCGGCGACCTCCAGTCGACGGGCGAGTGCGTCAGCCTCCGGCGGCTTGTCGAGACCGACGACTCGCTGGACCGGAGCCGACCCGTCGTCCTCGACCGGGAGAAACTGACCGGCCGCCAGCGGGAGGTCCTGGAACGCGCCCACGAGATGGGCTACTTCGAACACCCGCGGACGGCCAACGCGGGCGAGGTCGCGGACGACCTGGGGATCACGACGGCGACGTTCACCGAACACCTCGCGGCCGCCCAGCGGAAGGTGTTCGGCGACCTCCTGGACGAGCCGTGA
- the moaC gene encoding cyclic pyranopterin monophosphate synthase MoaC, producing the protein MTEEFTHVDEDGDAQMVDVGEKAESERRAVARGAIRLTDGTLAAIEADDVEKGDVLTTARIGAIQAVKHTWETIPMCHQIPITNVETEFSVGDDRVELTVAVETVGKTGCEMEALEGVTTGLNVVWDMVKANEKDDDGQYPGTAIEGVEVVEKSVERP; encoded by the coding sequence ATGACCGAGGAGTTCACACACGTCGACGAGGACGGCGACGCCCAGATGGTCGATGTCGGTGAGAAAGCCGAAAGCGAGCGCCGGGCCGTCGCCCGGGGCGCGATTCGACTGACCGACGGGACGCTCGCAGCTATCGAGGCCGACGACGTGGAGAAGGGTGACGTGTTGACGACCGCCCGGATCGGTGCCATCCAGGCGGTCAAACACACCTGGGAGACGATCCCGATGTGCCACCAGATCCCCATCACGAACGTCGAGACGGAGTTCTCGGTCGGCGACGACCGGGTAGAACTCACCGTCGCCGTCGAGACGGTCGGCAAGACCGGCTGTGAGATGGAGGCTCTCGAAGGCGTCACGACGGGACTGAACGTCGTCTGGGATATGGTGAAGGCGAACGAGAAAGACGACGACGGCCAGTACCCCGGGACAGCCATCGAGGGGGTCGAGGTCGTCGAGAAGTCGGTCGAACGGCCCTGA
- a CDS encoding RNA-binding protein, whose translation MSSVPFHYVDLRTFCYATEDDRRVEDALRTFLPEEYPIERSQSEGHYGDRIVVLSARVENADEIRHVLSQVATLSDIDAVKAELDDRVDDNCSFFLTFDKQAAFRGEVTRGDGITLRAKVEAYPAKREHAVANARELFEEL comes from the coding sequence ATGTCGTCGGTTCCGTTCCACTACGTCGATCTCCGGACGTTCTGTTATGCGACCGAGGACGACCGGCGGGTCGAGGACGCGCTTCGGACGTTTCTCCCCGAAGAGTACCCGATCGAGCGATCCCAGAGCGAGGGTCACTACGGCGACCGAATCGTCGTCCTCTCGGCTCGCGTTGAGAACGCCGACGAGATCCGTCACGTGCTCTCACAGGTCGCGACGCTTTCGGACATCGACGCGGTGAAAGCGGAACTCGACGACCGGGTCGACGACAACTGCTCGTTTTTCCTCACGTTCGACAAGCAGGCCGCTTTCCGCGGGGAGGTCACCCGCGGTGACGGCATCACACTCCGGGCAAAGGTCGAGGCGTACCCGGCGAAACGGGAACACGCCGTGGCCAACGCCCGCGAACTGTTCGAGGAACTGTGA
- the thiC gene encoding phosphomethylpyrimidine synthase ThiC yields the protein MTQLDAARAGTITDAMERVAERERVDPEFVRQQVADGQAVIPTNVNHDRLDPMVIGREFATKVNANIGNSEESGDSETELEKLHTAVHHGADTVMDLSTGSDLDEIRTANLAHSPVPIGTVPIYEAVTRVEDPTELTTERLLSVIEKQAQQGVDYMTIHAGVRLEHLPLTDGRTTGIVSRGGSILAKWMEDNQAENPLYTAFDEICAILSEYDVTISLGDGLRPGSLADAGDPAQYAELETLGELTRRAWDHGVQVMVEGPGHVPMDEIAGQVERQQSVCDGAPFYVLGPLVTDIAPGYDHITSAIGATEAARAGAAMLCYVTPKEHLGLPDAEDVRDGLAAYRIAAHAADVANGREGAREWDDALSEARYAFDWQRQFELALDPERARAFHDQTLPGDNYETARFCSMCGVEFCSMRIDQDARDEGGMDEIEIDDTDGTDPETSQAAAVNRPPVGTHDTAAGPTDSPGADD from the coding sequence ATGACGCAACTCGATGCCGCCAGGGCGGGAACGATCACCGACGCGATGGAACGGGTCGCCGAACGCGAGCGGGTCGATCCCGAGTTCGTCCGGCAACAGGTCGCCGACGGGCAGGCCGTGATCCCCACGAACGTCAACCACGATCGTCTGGACCCGATGGTGATCGGCCGTGAGTTCGCCACGAAAGTGAACGCGAACATCGGAAACAGCGAGGAGTCGGGCGATTCGGAGACCGAACTGGAGAAACTCCACACGGCCGTCCACCACGGGGCCGACACCGTGATGGACCTCTCGACGGGCAGCGATCTCGACGAGATCCGGACCGCGAACCTGGCCCACTCACCGGTCCCGATCGGGACCGTCCCGATCTACGAGGCGGTCACACGGGTCGAGGACCCGACCGAGTTGACGACAGAGCGGTTGCTGTCGGTGATCGAGAAGCAGGCCCAGCAGGGGGTCGACTACATGACGATCCACGCCGGCGTCCGACTGGAACACCTGCCGCTGACCGACGGCCGTACCACCGGGATCGTCTCCCGTGGCGGGTCGATCCTGGCGAAGTGGATGGAGGACAACCAGGCCGAGAACCCGCTGTACACGGCGTTCGACGAGATCTGTGCGATCCTGTCCGAGTACGACGTGACGATCAGTCTCGGTGACGGACTGCGTCCGGGTTCGTTGGCCGACGCCGGCGATCCGGCACAGTACGCGGAACTGGAGACGCTGGGCGAACTCACACGGCGGGCCTGGGACCACGGCGTCCAGGTCATGGTCGAGGGGCCGGGTCACGTTCCGATGGACGAGATCGCCGGGCAGGTCGAACGTCAGCAGTCAGTCTGTGACGGCGCACCGTTCTACGTCCTCGGGCCGCTCGTGACCGACATCGCGCCCGGGTACGACCACATCACCAGTGCCATCGGTGCCACGGAAGCGGCACGGGCCGGCGCGGCGATGCTGTGTTACGTCACCCCGAAAGAACACCTCGGTCTCCCCGACGCCGAGGACGTCCGCGACGGACTCGCAGCGTATCGGATCGCTGCCCACGCCGCCGACGTGGCGAACGGCCGCGAGGGTGCCCGCGAGTGGGACGACGCGCTCTCGGAAGCACGGTACGCCTTCGACTGGCAGCGACAGTTCGAACTGGCGCTGGACCCGGAGCGAGCGCGGGCGTTCCACGATCAGACGCTCCCGGGGGACAACTACGAGACGGCCCGGTTCTGTTCGATGTGTGGTGTCGAGTTCTGTTCGATGCGGATCGACCAGGACGCTCGCGACGAGGGCGGGATGGACGAGATCGAGATCGACGACACGGACGGGACCGACCCGGAGACCTCCCAGGCAGCGGCCGTGAACCGGCCACCGGTCGGGACCCACGACACAGCGGCGGGTCCGACAGACAGTCCCGGAGCCGACGACTGA
- a CDS encoding DUF1918 domain-containing protein — MAFEEDDTVILHDEHSDYDGQEGTVTQVVETMFGDANYTVSFEDGQEQGVPEDNLEAAE; from the coding sequence ATGGCATTCGAAGAGGACGATACCGTGATTCTGCACGACGAGCACAGTGACTACGACGGCCAGGAGGGAACCGTCACACAGGTCGTCGAGACCATGTTCGGCGACGCCAACTACACGGTCTCCTTCGAGGACGGTCAGGAACAGGGCGTTCCCGAAGACAACCTCGAAGCAGCGGAGTAA
- a CDS encoding molybdopterin synthase — protein MQVLGIVGHSDAGKTTLVERLTERLSERGRVATVKHCTHPPDVDTEGKDTARHRGAGASETVALTDDGAWFATGEQRSLTETLDELAPEYDYALVEGYSDASIPKVVLGDREAADPVVHRADSGGAADLDAVVDAMLDRDPYVTLEALVGEVKRSADEDRAGAIATFTGRVRARDSPDDPPTEFLEFERYDEVAADRMAELQRSLEDRDGVYAVALHHKTGVVKAGEDIVFVVVLAGHRGEAFRAVEDGINRLKEEVPLFKKEVTVEDEFWAHDR, from the coding sequence ATGCAGGTCCTGGGAATCGTCGGCCACTCCGACGCCGGGAAGACCACCCTCGTCGAGCGGCTGACCGAGCGACTCTCCGAGCGCGGGCGGGTCGCGACGGTCAAACACTGTACCCATCCGCCGGACGTCGACACGGAGGGGAAAGACACCGCCCGCCACCGCGGTGCTGGTGCCAGCGAGACCGTCGCGCTGACCGACGACGGGGCGTGGTTCGCGACCGGCGAGCAGCGGTCGCTGACCGAGACACTGGACGAACTGGCCCCGGAGTACGACTACGCGCTGGTCGAAGGGTACAGCGACGCGTCGATCCCGAAGGTCGTCCTGGGCGACCGCGAGGCGGCCGACCCGGTCGTCCACCGCGCCGACAGCGGTGGCGCGGCCGATCTCGATGCTGTCGTCGACGCCATGCTGGACCGCGACCCGTACGTTACGCTGGAGGCGCTAGTCGGGGAAGTAAAGCGCTCCGCGGACGAGGATCGCGCCGGAGCGATCGCCACGTTCACCGGGCGGGTTCGAGCACGGGACAGTCCCGACGACCCGCCGACGGAGTTCCTGGAGTTCGAGCGCTACGACGAGGTCGCCGCCGACCGGATGGCAGAGTTACAGCGTTCACTAGAGGACCGCGACGGCGTCTACGCCGTTGCCCTCCACCACAAGACCGGTGTCGTCAAGGCCGGCGAGGACATCGTCTTCGTGGTCGTGCTGGCGGGCCACCGGGGGGAGGCGTTCCGCGCCGTCGAAGACGGGATCAACCGCCTCAAGGAGGAGGTCCCGCTGTTCAAGAAGGAAGTGACGGTCGAAGACGAGTTCTGGGCACACGACCGGTAG
- a CDS encoding Rpp14/Pop5 family protein, translating into MKHLPKHLRPRWRYLAVAIESWPDTEIDRRSFQRSVWYAAQNLLGDIGSAKTDMNVVDFAFAEGAGHAIVRVRRGRVDEARSALTALGGIDGEHVGIRVRGISGTMRACEEKYIRGPAEPSAQRQVVFEDVTRNAVVRGRRIDVRTDDAFAGATELDLK; encoded by the coding sequence ATGAAACACCTCCCCAAGCACCTCCGTCCGCGCTGGCGGTATCTAGCCGTCGCCATCGAGAGCTGGCCCGACACCGAGATCGACAGGCGGTCGTTCCAGCGCTCGGTGTGGTACGCAGCACAGAACCTCCTCGGTGATATCGGGAGCGCAAAGACGGACATGAACGTCGTCGACTTTGCCTTCGCCGAGGGGGCGGGTCACGCGATCGTCCGTGTCCGCAGGGGCCGGGTCGACGAGGCGCGCTCCGCGCTCACAGCGCTCGGAGGCATCGACGGGGAACACGTCGGTATCCGAGTCCGTGGAATCAGCGGGACGATGCGTGCCTGTGAAGAAAAGTATATACGCGGGCCGGCGGAACCTTCCGCCCAGAGACAGGTCGTGTTCGAGGACGTGACACGGAACGCAGTCGTTCGGGGTCGTCGGATCGATGTCCGGACGGACGACGCGTTCGCGGGGGCGACCGAACTCGATCTCAAATAA
- the psmA gene encoding archaeal proteasome endopeptidase complex subunit alpha has translation MQGQNQQQAYDRGITIFSPDGRLYQVEYAREAVKRGTASIGVRTADGVVLAVDKRIRSPLMERSSVEKIHKADDHIGIASAGHVADARQLIDLARRQAQVNQLRYGEPVGVETLTKEITDYIQQYTQVGGARPFGVALIIGGIADGEPRLYETDPSGTPYEWKALAVGADRGDIRDYLEEHYDEGMELDAGVDLALEALASVAEDGLSPEGIGVATIDVETETFHELTDDEKAAHIESGDLAGSDSEDEDEDQPE, from the coding sequence ATGCAGGGACAAAACCAACAGCAGGCGTACGACCGCGGGATCACAATCTTCTCTCCGGACGGCCGTCTCTATCAAGTCGAATACGCACGCGAAGCCGTCAAGCGCGGCACCGCGAGCATCGGTGTCCGGACGGCCGACGGCGTCGTACTCGCCGTCGACAAGCGTATCCGCTCGCCACTGATGGAGCGGTCCTCGGTCGAGAAGATCCACAAGGCAGACGACCACATCGGGATCGCCTCGGCCGGCCACGTCGCCGACGCTCGACAACTGATCGATCTCGCTCGACGACAGGCACAGGTCAACCAGCTCCGGTACGGCGAGCCGGTCGGCGTCGAGACACTCACCAAAGAGATCACCGACTACATCCAGCAGTACACGCAGGTCGGCGGCGCCAGACCGTTCGGCGTCGCGCTCATCATCGGCGGGATCGCCGACGGCGAACCCCGGCTCTACGAGACCGATCCGTCGGGGACGCCCTACGAGTGGAAGGCACTGGCTGTCGGTGCCGACCGGGGTGACATCCGCGACTACCTCGAAGAACACTACGACGAGGGGATGGAACTGGACGCCGGCGTCGACCTCGCGCTCGAAGCGCTGGCCTCGGTCGCCGAAGACGGACTCTCGCCGGAGGGGATCGGCGTCGCGACGATCGACGTCGAAACGGAGACCTTCCACGAACTGACCGACGACGAGAAAGCGGCCCACATCGAATCGGGCGACCTGGCGGGCTCCGATAGCGAGGACGAAGACGAGGACCAGCCCGAGTAA
- a CDS encoding NUDIX hydrolase, translating to MMTVDNLWYLSDVASQEAEQTYHHLLEEYDPAVEFSRHRRVSRPRFRTVAEAARDHGAPYGAHTLVYRPDGALLLVRHEGVDKWVLPGGELDGSESFREAALRELSEEGGIEGTIEGLGLLGRVEFYYDDNMAWGVLPVFETRAETTTPRVADPDQEISDAQWFDELPDDTRDREEIQQWRDRRFR from the coding sequence CTGATGACCGTCGACAACCTCTGGTATCTCTCGGACGTGGCCAGCCAGGAGGCCGAACAGACGTACCACCACCTGCTGGAGGAGTACGATCCAGCCGTCGAGTTCAGCCGCCACCGGCGCGTCTCCAGGCCGCGCTTCCGGACGGTCGCGGAAGCCGCCCGCGACCACGGGGCACCGTACGGGGCACACACGCTGGTCTACCGACCCGACGGTGCCCTCCTGTTGGTCCGTCACGAGGGCGTCGACAAGTGGGTGCTCCCGGGTGGCGAACTCGACGGGAGCGAGTCGTTCCGGGAGGCCGCGCTGCGGGAACTCTCCGAGGAGGGCGGTATCGAAGGGACGATCGAGGGACTCGGACTCCTGGGCCGCGTCGAGTTCTACTACGACGACAACATGGCCTGGGGCGTCCTCCCCGTCTTCGAGACCCGTGCGGAGACGACGACCCCACGAGTGGCGGACCCGGACCAGGAGATCAGCGACGCCCAGTGGTTCGACGAACTCCCGGACGACACCCGCGATCGCGAGGAGATCCAGCAGTGGCGTGATCGTCGGTTCCGCTGA
- a CDS encoding zf-TFIIB domain-containing protein, translating into MDCPRCGDPLESYRLGDSETVACGNCSYLGVPVDHKSESRRRESWDDALDRFNDQKQTVKKVTEISDTDVFSTVTDGAETTAEEPDRETGESEAGDDTDDMAADRETTETGDTVDDDSAEDPPSDESREPASADAGN; encoded by the coding sequence ATGGACTGTCCACGGTGTGGGGACCCGCTCGAATCCTATCGACTCGGCGATTCGGAGACGGTAGCGTGTGGGAACTGTTCGTACCTGGGGGTCCCCGTCGACCACAAGAGCGAGAGCCGTCGACGTGAGTCCTGGGACGACGCACTGGACCGGTTCAACGACCAGAAACAGACGGTCAAGAAGGTCACGGAGATCTCGGATACCGACGTGTTTTCGACGGTGACGGACGGGGCAGAGACGACAGCGGAAGAGCCGGATCGGGAGACGGGAGAATCCGAAGCCGGTGACGACACTGACGACATGGCAGCCGACCGTGAGACGACAGAGACCGGCGACACTGTCGACGACGACTCCGCCGAGGACCCACCGTCCGACGAGAGCAGGGAGCCGGCGTCTGCCGACGCAGGCAACTGA